Proteins encoded by one window of Vibrio algicola:
- a CDS encoding ABC transporter permease has translation MSWWQVFRYECRAIFTNPALLLTVFGGVVMYSFLYPLPYSQQLPREQQIVVVNLDNSATSRELERMVDATPQVKIVQHAYSLKDAQSLFNQGEVHGILMIPKNFARDLLLGKSPTLAYAGDAAYFLIYGTVVEGLATAGGTLSAKAKVSRMVMSGDNLVLASEQYAPVKLSMQPVFNPTNGYVNYVVPAVFVLILHQTLLIAAGLVGGEQNESCRAGINGYWQRSRALDRWSARLMILLLTYIPLALYYFGFSFEFYGISRLASIGNILAMLMPFLAAVIGLGMVMGELIPRRELATLIVVLSSLPLVFCAGFIWPTTELPLVLKYLAQLAPSTPAINGFLRLNQMGASFTQVLPYWGLLWLQAFGYGGLALWMMARKSKGDISVAKRS, from the coding sequence ATCAGCTGGTGGCAAGTGTTTCGCTATGAATGTCGAGCTATTTTTACCAACCCAGCGTTACTACTGACTGTCTTTGGCGGGGTGGTGATGTATTCTTTTTTATATCCTCTACCTTATAGCCAGCAGTTACCGCGTGAACAACAGATTGTGGTGGTCAATTTAGACAATAGCGCCACCAGTCGAGAGCTTGAGCGTATGGTGGATGCCACTCCGCAAGTGAAAATTGTTCAACATGCTTATAGCCTAAAGGACGCACAATCACTGTTCAATCAAGGAGAGGTACACGGGATATTAATGATCCCAAAAAACTTTGCCCGTGATTTATTATTAGGAAAAAGCCCAACCTTAGCCTACGCCGGAGACGCGGCTTACTTTTTGATTTATGGCACTGTGGTCGAAGGGCTAGCCACTGCAGGAGGAACCTTATCGGCCAAGGCCAAAGTGTCACGCATGGTGATGTCGGGTGATAACTTAGTGCTGGCATCGGAGCAATACGCCCCAGTCAAACTTTCAATGCAACCGGTGTTTAACCCCACCAATGGTTACGTCAATTATGTGGTGCCAGCGGTGTTTGTCTTGATCTTGCATCAAACACTATTAATTGCCGCTGGGTTAGTCGGTGGTGAGCAAAATGAATCATGCCGCGCTGGTATTAATGGTTATTGGCAGCGTAGCCGCGCGCTTGATCGCTGGTCGGCGCGCTTAATGATTTTACTGCTCACTTATATTCCACTGGCGCTGTATTACTTTGGTTTCAGTTTTGAGTTTTATGGCATCAGCCGCTTAGCCTCAATCGGTAATATATTGGCGATGCTGATGCCATTTTTAGCCGCCGTGATCGGGTTGGGTATGGTGATGGGTGAGCTGATCCCAAGGCGCGAACTGGCCACCTTAATTGTGGTATTGAGCTCTTTACCTCTGGTATTCTGTGCCGGTTTTATTTGGCCAACCACAGAGTTGCCGTTGGTGTTAAAATACTTAGCTCAATTAGCGCCATCGACTCCTGCTATCAATGGTTTTTTGCGCCTAAATCAAATGGGTGCCAGTTTTACTCAAGTACTGCCGTATTGGGGGTTATTATGGCTGCAAGCCTTTGGCTATGGTGGATTAGCGTTATGGATGATGGCGCGAAAAAGTAAAGGTGATATTTCCGTAGCTAAAAGATCTTAG
- a CDS encoding uracil-DNA glycosylase family protein, producing the protein MTTNIEFETLLTDIQQCRICESALEHGCRPVVQAHPEAKLLIIGQAPGIKVHQSGVPFDDASGERLRMWLNIDSDTFYDPKKVAIMPMGFCYPGKGKSGDLAPRKECAPQWHDALLAQLPNIEMTLLIGQYAQNYYLTQSELGSKPKTLTDTVKAWRQWAPTYLPIPHPSPRNNIWLKKNPWFEQDIIPYIQALIKAKIF; encoded by the coding sequence ATGACCACTAACATTGAGTTTGAGACCCTATTAACCGATATCCAACAGTGCCGAATATGTGAGTCGGCACTCGAACACGGTTGTCGCCCTGTGGTGCAAGCGCATCCTGAAGCAAAACTGCTTATTATTGGTCAAGCTCCTGGCATAAAAGTTCACCAGTCAGGTGTGCCTTTTGATGATGCCAGTGGTGAGCGGTTGCGTATGTGGCTAAATATCGACAGCGACACATTTTATGACCCTAAAAAAGTGGCGATTATGCCGATGGGCTTTTGCTACCCAGGTAAAGGAAAAAGTGGCGATTTAGCGCCGAGAAAGGAATGTGCACCACAATGGCATGACGCTTTACTGGCTCAGCTGCCGAATATTGAAATGACATTATTGATTGGTCAATACGCGCAAAATTATTATTTAACTCAATCGGAATTAGGCAGTAAACCAAAAACCTTAACCGATACTGTTAAAGCTTGGCGACAATGGGCACCAACGTATCTTCCGATCCCTCATCCATCACCACGAAACAATATTTGGCTTAAGAAAAACCCTTGGTTTGAGCAAGATATCATTCCTTATATCCAAGCCTTAATCAAAGCTAAGATCTTTTAG
- a CDS encoding D-2-hydroxyacid dehydrogenase, translating to MNSPTQTTSSSPHHLYIASKQADIYHTFFQQQYLPNVVLTDDKSQATIVLGDPPQMAAQLELFPNLIWLQATYAGVDTLVQESVRKDYQLTNVKGIFGQLISEYVLGYSLSYLRHFGCYQQQQQIKQWQPHPYNTVKGKTMVILGTGSIGNQLARAVSALGFIAVGVNRSGQAPDNNAFHHIYSIAQLDRAFAQADVVVNALPNTPQTDKLLSHSAFQHCHGALFFNIGRGHTLDEPALLAALDCGQISHAFLDVFREEPLSQDSPLWLHPNITITPHIAANSFPEQVWDIFTENYHLFDQQQALKNVIDFELGY from the coding sequence ATGAATAGTCCTACTCAAACAACAAGCTCATCGCCTCATCACCTGTATATTGCTTCAAAACAAGCCGACATTTATCACACCTTTTTCCAGCAACAGTACTTACCTAATGTCGTTTTGACCGATGATAAAAGCCAAGCCACCATCGTTTTAGGTGATCCTCCTCAAATGGCGGCCCAACTTGAGCTCTTTCCTAATCTTATATGGTTACAAGCAACTTATGCCGGTGTCGATACACTGGTTCAAGAGTCGGTGCGTAAAGACTACCAACTGACCAATGTGAAAGGGATTTTCGGTCAACTGATCAGCGAATATGTTTTAGGCTACAGTTTGAGCTATCTACGCCATTTCGGTTGTTATCAACAACAACAGCAAATCAAACAGTGGCAGCCTCATCCTTATAACACGGTAAAAGGCAAGACCATGGTGATCTTGGGGACGGGCTCTATCGGCAATCAACTTGCGCGTGCGGTATCGGCATTAGGATTTATAGCGGTGGGGGTTAATCGCAGCGGTCAAGCGCCAGACAATAATGCCTTTCATCATATTTACTCTATCGCACAATTAGACCGAGCTTTCGCTCAAGCCGATGTGGTCGTCAATGCACTTCCTAACACCCCACAAACCGATAAATTATTATCGCATTCTGCTTTTCAGCATTGTCATGGGGCGTTATTTTTTAATATTGGCCGTGGTCATACTTTGGATGAGCCTGCGTTATTGGCAGCATTAGACTGTGGGCAAATTAGTCATGCGTTTTTAGATGTGTTTCGAGAAGAGCCGCTAAGCCAAGATTCGCCACTTTGGTTGCACCCAAACATAACAATCACGCCACACATTGCGGCCAACAGTTTTCCGGAGCAAGTGTGGGATATTTTCACTGAGAATTATCATCTATTTGATCAGCAGCAAGCATTAAAAAATGTGATTGATTTTGAGCTAGGGTATTAA
- a CDS encoding YjaG family protein, translating into MLQNPLQIRLEKFVPWQQITFMACLCERMYPNYALFCNNTEFADARKYREILDSVWEILTVKTAKVNFERQLEKLEELIPSSEEFEFYAVYPAIDACIGLSTLLHALLDREDMFDDMIELSQVSVKTVAQLEQAQGAEPINNDNQKENEAVCQEWDIQWALFRPIREADKRDVEMIKELRIELREEGISNIGIALD; encoded by the coding sequence ATGCTACAGAATCCATTACAAATTCGTCTAGAAAAATTCGTACCATGGCAGCAAATCACTTTTATGGCTTGCTTGTGTGAGCGTATGTACCCGAACTATGCCTTGTTTTGTAACAATACAGAGTTTGCCGATGCGCGTAAATATCGTGAAATATTAGATAGCGTATGGGAAATCCTGACCGTCAAAACCGCCAAAGTGAACTTTGAACGCCAACTAGAAAAGCTAGAAGAATTAATCCCAAGTTCGGAAGAGTTTGAGTTCTACGCGGTTTATCCTGCGATTGATGCTTGTATTGGCTTATCGACCTTATTGCATGCTTTGCTTGATCGTGAAGATATGTTTGATGACATGATCGAGCTCAGCCAAGTATCGGTGAAAACCGTAGCACAATTAGAGCAAGCACAAGGTGCTGAGCCTATCAATAATGACAATCAAAAAGAAAATGAAGCGGTTTGTCAGGAGTGGGATATTCAGTGGGCATTGTTCCGCCCAATTCGCGAAGCCGATAAGCGCGACGTTGAAATGATCAAAGAGCTGCGGATTGAATTACGTGAAGAAGGGATCAGTAATATTGGAATCGCACTCGATTAA
- a CDS encoding HU family DNA-binding protein: MNKTQLIDAIAEKADLSKAQAKAALEATLGGVTDALKDGDQVQLIGFGTFKINHRAARVGRNPKTGAEIQISAANVPAFTAGKALKDSVK, encoded by the coding sequence ATGAACAAGACGCAATTAATTGATGCAATCGCTGAAAAAGCAGACTTATCTAAAGCTCAAGCAAAAGCGGCGCTTGAAGCGACTCTTGGTGGTGTAACGGACGCACTTAAAGATGGTGACCAAGTGCAACTAATTGGTTTTGGTACTTTCAAAATTAATCACCGTGCTGCGCGTGTTGGCCGTAACCCTAAAACGGGTGCAGAAATTCAAATTTCAGCGGCAAACGTACCAGCATTCACAGCCGGTAAAGCATTAAAAGATTCAGTTAAGTAA
- a CDS encoding DUF1481 domain-containing protein produces the protein MKRIILPALILITLSGCSSSSGLFSGKFARSVEPFNWSAGEVNGTTKSYYWLTHSATEPQSASDYIELTNDAWYKSSYKWQDGTISEIVREGQATQDDHTLQRYLVHIRFSEKGEAIYQRYRVGDQVLPLNQKSIDAYVNDAKHVASQVEELHSDDQQLIQGVWNGQTFESCDGRQYTNVDFQHSDLPLAVKDRMNGMSSYAAFIGESNVKHSSITVNKLISLADDDHACIQRPHLNMN, from the coding sequence ATGAAGCGTATTATTCTTCCTGCTTTAATCTTAATTACCCTCTCAGGGTGCTCATCTAGTAGTGGTTTATTTAGTGGTAAATTTGCTCGTTCGGTTGAACCATTTAATTGGTCGGCGGGTGAAGTGAATGGCACCACAAAATCTTACTATTGGTTAACGCATTCAGCGACCGAACCTCAATCAGCTTCTGATTATATCGAACTCACCAATGACGCTTGGTATAAATCGAGCTATAAATGGCAAGATGGCACCATTAGCGAGATTGTGCGTGAAGGACAGGCCACGCAAGATGATCACACTTTGCAGCGTTATCTCGTGCATATCCGCTTTAGTGAAAAAGGTGAGGCGATTTACCAACGCTACCGAGTGGGCGACCAAGTCTTACCGTTAAATCAAAAAAGTATCGATGCTTATGTGAACGATGCTAAACATGTGGCATCACAAGTTGAAGAGCTGCATTCCGATGACCAGCAATTGATCCAAGGGGTATGGAATGGGCAAACCTTTGAGTCGTGTGATGGTAGACAATACACCAATGTTGATTTTCAACACTCGGATTTACCGTTAGCGGTGAAAGACCGCATGAATGGCATGAGCAGTTACGCGGCATTTATTGGTGAATCGAACGTCAAGCACAGTTCCATTACCGTAAATAAGCTTATTTCACTGGCCGATGATGATCATGCGTGCATTCAAAGACCGCATTTGAATATGAATTAA
- the purD gene encoding phosphoribosylamine--glycine ligase produces the protein MNVLIIGAGGREHALGWKAAQNPDVDKVFIAPGNAGTALEPKLENVNIDVEDIEGLVEFAQNNSIELTIVGPEAPLVIGVVDAFRAAKLPIFGPTKDAAQLEGSKAFTKDFLARHKIPTGDYANFTEIEPALAYVREKGAPIVVKADGLAAGKGVIVAMTLQEAEDAIQDMLAGNAFGEAGSRVVIEEFLDGEEASFIVMVDGSSVLPMATSQDHKRVGDKDTGPNTGGMGAYSPAPVVTPEIHQRVLEEVIYPTVRGMDAEGYPYTGFLYAGLMIMADGTPKVIEYNCRFGDPETQPIMMRMQSDLVELCLMAIDEKLDQAESHWDPRASIGIVLAAGGYPADYAKGDVINLPTADAVEGEKIFHAGTSNNEAGEVVTNGGRVLCATALGNTVLEAQQRAYELTKTVSWNGMFHRNDIGYRAIAREQNDQ, from the coding sequence ATGAATGTTTTAATTATTGGTGCCGGCGGTCGTGAACATGCGCTAGGCTGGAAAGCGGCACAAAATCCTGACGTAGACAAAGTGTTTATTGCACCGGGTAATGCAGGCACTGCACTTGAGCCAAAATTAGAAAACGTCAACATTGACGTGGAAGACATTGAAGGTTTGGTCGAGTTTGCCCAAAACAACAGCATTGAACTGACCATTGTTGGCCCAGAAGCGCCATTGGTAATTGGTGTGGTGGATGCATTCCGCGCGGCTAAATTACCGATCTTTGGCCCAACCAAAGACGCGGCGCAATTAGAAGGCTCTAAAGCATTCACTAAGGACTTCTTAGCCCGTCATAAGATCCCAACCGGTGATTATGCTAACTTTACTGAAATCGAGCCTGCACTAGCTTATGTGCGCGAAAAAGGCGCTCCGATTGTGGTTAAAGCCGATGGTTTAGCCGCAGGTAAAGGCGTGATTGTTGCCATGACCCTGCAAGAAGCCGAAGATGCCATTCAAGATATGTTGGCTGGCAATGCCTTTGGTGAAGCCGGTAGCCGGGTGGTAATCGAAGAGTTCTTAGATGGCGAAGAAGCGAGCTTTATCGTGATGGTCGATGGTTCAAGCGTACTGCCAATGGCCACCAGCCAAGATCACAAACGAGTTGGCGATAAAGATACCGGTCCAAACACTGGCGGCATGGGGGCTTATTCGCCTGCTCCCGTCGTGACACCTGAAATCCACCAGCGAGTACTGGAAGAAGTGATTTATCCGACCGTTCGCGGCATGGATGCAGAAGGTTACCCTTACACTGGTTTTCTATACGCTGGCCTAATGATCATGGCCGACGGCACACCAAAAGTGATTGAATACAACTGCCGCTTTGGCGATCCAGAAACCCAACCTATCATGATGCGCATGCAATCCGATTTGGTTGAGTTGTGCTTAATGGCGATTGATGAAAAATTGGATCAAGCTGAGTCTCATTGGGATCCACGCGCTTCAATCGGTATTGTATTGGCAGCTGGCGGTTACCCTGCCGATTACGCCAAAGGTGATGTGATTAACTTGCCAACAGCTGACGCGGTCGAAGGAGAGAAAATCTTCCATGCTGGCACCAGCAATAATGAGGCGGGTGAAGTGGTCACCAATGGTGGACGCGTATTGTGTGCCACCGCATTAGGCAACACGGTACTAGAAGCGCAGCAGCGAGCTTATGAGCTAACCAAAACCGTAAGTTGGAATGGTATGTTCCATCGTAACGATATCGGTTACCGCGCAATTGCACGCGAACAGAACGATCAATAG
- the purH gene encoding bifunctional phosphoribosylaminoimidazolecarboxamide formyltransferase/IMP cyclohydrolase, with the protein MQNARPIRRALISVSDKTGIVEFAQSLVQRDVEILSTGGTFKLLQDSGITATEVSDYTGFPEMMDGRVKTLHPKVHGGVLGRRGTDEAIMETHGIKPIDIVVVNLYPFAETVAKQGCMLADAVENIDIGGPTMVRSAAKNHKDVTIVVNAHDYSRVISEMDAHDNSLTLETRFDLAIAAFEHTAAYDGMIANYFGTMVPSYGDNKEGDDESKFPRTFNQQFEKKQDMRYGENSHQAAAFYVEKAAQEASVSTARQIQGKALSYNNIADTDSALECVKEFNEPACVIVKHANPCGVALGKDILEAYNRAYQTDPTSAFGGIIAFNQELDAATAQAIVERQFVEVIIAPSVSAEAIKIVEAKKNVRLLECGQWNSKTTEFDIKRVNGGLLVQDRDQGMVGLDDLKVMSKRQPSAEELKDALFCWKVAKYVKSNAIVYAKGDMTIGVGAGQMSRVYSAKIAGIKAADEGLVVEGCVMASDAFFPFRDGIDAAAEAGIKCVIQPGGSMRDQEIVDAADEHGMAMIFTGMRHFRH; encoded by the coding sequence ATGCAAAACGCTCGCCCAATTCGTCGCGCTCTAATCAGCGTTTCTGATAAAACTGGTATTGTTGAATTCGCTCAATCGCTGGTTCAACGTGATGTCGAAATCCTATCCACAGGTGGCACGTTCAAACTATTGCAAGATAGTGGTATCACCGCAACTGAAGTGTCTGATTACACAGGTTTCCCTGAAATGATGGATGGCCGTGTAAAAACCCTACACCCGAAAGTTCACGGTGGTGTATTGGGTCGTCGCGGTACTGACGAAGCCATTATGGAAACCCACGGCATCAAACCGATTGATATCGTAGTGGTGAACCTTTACCCATTTGCTGAAACCGTTGCTAAACAAGGTTGCATGCTAGCGGATGCGGTAGAGAATATCGATATCGGCGGACCCACTATGGTGCGTTCTGCGGCTAAAAACCATAAAGATGTGACTATTGTGGTTAACGCGCACGATTACTCTCGCGTGATCAGTGAAATGGACGCTCACGACAATTCGCTTACTTTAGAAACTCGTTTCGATTTGGCCATTGCCGCGTTTGAGCACACTGCTGCTTACGATGGCATGATCGCGAACTACTTCGGCACTATGGTTCCTTCTTACGGAGACAATAAAGAAGGCGACGACGAAAGCAAATTCCCTCGCACGTTTAATCAACAGTTCGAGAAAAAACAAGATATGCGTTATGGCGAAAACAGCCACCAAGCCGCCGCTTTCTATGTAGAAAAAGCCGCTCAAGAAGCCTCTGTTTCAACTGCACGTCAAATCCAAGGTAAAGCTCTGTCTTACAACAACATCGCTGATACCGATTCTGCGCTTGAGTGTGTGAAAGAATTCAATGAACCTGCTTGTGTGATTGTTAAGCATGCCAACCCTTGTGGTGTGGCGCTAGGTAAGGACATTTTAGAAGCTTACAACCGTGCTTACCAAACTGATCCAACCTCGGCATTTGGCGGCATTATTGCTTTCAACCAAGAACTTGATGCCGCAACGGCTCAAGCGATTGTGGAGCGTCAGTTCGTTGAAGTGATCATTGCGCCAAGCGTTTCTGCTGAAGCGATTAAAATTGTTGAAGCGAAGAAAAACGTTCGTCTACTTGAATGTGGCCAATGGAACAGCAAAACCACTGAATTCGACATCAAACGAGTCAATGGTGGCTTGCTAGTTCAAGACCGTGACCAAGGTATGGTTGGACTTGACGACTTAAAAGTGATGTCGAAACGTCAACCTAGCGCCGAAGAATTAAAAGATGCACTATTTTGCTGGAAAGTGGCGAAGTACGTGAAATCAAACGCGATTGTATACGCGAAAGGTGATATGACTATCGGTGTCGGCGCAGGCCAAATGAGCCGCGTTTATTCCGCTAAAATCGCCGGCATTAAAGCCGCCGATGAAGGTTTAGTGGTTGAAGGTTGTGTGATGGCATCGGATGCGTTCTTCCCATTCCGTGATGGTATCGATGCGGCAGCCGAAGCCGGCATTAAATGCGTGATCCAACCGGGTGGCTCGATGCGTGACCAAGAGATTGTGGATGCAGCCGATGAGCATGGCATGGCGATGATCTTTACTGGGATGCGTCATTTCCGTCACTAA
- the malI gene encoding Mal regulon transcriptional regulator MalI produces MDIKKAKITDVAKYAGVSVSTVSLVLSGKGRISDTTITKVNHAIEALNYVRNTAAANLRSHQSNLIGLVVRDITDPFYMGITSGISDQLERQGYMLFLAQSGNSKEKQLQCIQSMIQQGVAGIILSPVREAINASLDLIHQANIPVISIARSETGADIDYVGPDNTLAAKMATEHLIAQGHRHIAYVGGGGESLTRAERIGGYCSTLMQYGLPFKNDWIVECSLSQASAVEVTHQLLNKHPKITAILCHRPATAIGALYGAQLAGKSIGQDNYIGQQVALLGFDNAPETELTRPALSMIHTPTEEIGYQTAKLMARKLTTPLAPRQSIHIKPSLLLRGSA; encoded by the coding sequence ATGGACATAAAAAAAGCCAAAATAACTGATGTTGCTAAATACGCTGGCGTTTCTGTCTCCACCGTCTCTTTGGTATTAAGCGGTAAAGGCAGAATTTCTGACACGACAATCACCAAGGTCAATCATGCGATTGAAGCGCTCAATTATGTGCGCAACACCGCTGCGGCGAATTTACGTTCTCACCAATCCAATTTAATCGGCTTAGTAGTGCGAGACATCACCGATCCGTTTTATATGGGGATCACCTCTGGCATTAGCGACCAACTCGAACGTCAAGGTTACATGTTGTTTTTAGCTCAATCGGGTAATAGCAAAGAGAAACAATTGCAGTGCATTCAATCGATGATCCAACAAGGTGTCGCGGGTATTATTTTATCTCCGGTTCGCGAAGCAATTAACGCCAGTTTGGATTTGATCCACCAAGCCAATATTCCAGTGATCAGCATTGCGCGCTCCGAAACCGGCGCAGATATTGATTATGTCGGCCCAGATAACACTCTGGCGGCAAAAATGGCGACCGAGCATTTGATCGCCCAAGGTCACCGTCATATTGCGTATGTGGGTGGTGGTGGCGAATCCCTGACTCGCGCCGAACGCATTGGCGGTTATTGCTCGACTTTGATGCAATACGGCTTACCCTTTAAAAATGATTGGATCGTAGAATGCAGCTTAAGCCAAGCATCGGCGGTTGAGGTTACCCATCAATTGCTCAACAAACACCCTAAAATTACCGCTATTTTATGCCATCGCCCAGCCACTGCGATTGGGGCTTTATATGGAGCGCAATTGGCAGGTAAAAGCATAGGACAAGATAACTACATTGGCCAACAAGTGGCTTTATTAGGCTTTGATAATGCACCAGAAACCGAACTCACCCGCCCAGCATTAAGTATGATCCACACCCCAACAGAGGAAATTGGCTATCAAACTGCTAAATTAATGGCTCGAAAACTTACGACACCGCTCGCACCAAGACAAAGTATTCACATAAAACCGTCATTACTGCTAAGAGGCTCCGCTTAA
- the malX gene encoding maltose/glucose-specific PTS transporter subunit IIBC, producing MSKAQKKTTIWEFFQSLGKTFMLPVALLAFSGILLGIGSSLSSAAVKESLPFLDNFVLQLIFMWMTKIGLVAFVYLPVMFAVAIPLGLAREEKGVAAFAGFVGFAAMNLSVNFYLTVAGVLGNPTLEKAYSVSSVIGTQSIDTGILGAVIVGIIVAKLHARFYTYKMPDALAFFGGARFVPIITALVLGIVGLIVPIVWPYFAMGINGIGSVISHSGPFGPFLFGTGERLLLPFGLHHILVALIRFTEAGGTFQVCGNEVNGALNIFYAQLSCPTVTHFDPQATAFLSQGKMPTFLGGLPGAALAMYHCARPENRGKVKALLLSGVVACIVGGITEPLEFLFLFVSPVLFFVHAIMTGLGFMVMGLLGVTIGNTDGNIIDFLIFGVLQGTKTEWYLVPLVAAVWFAMYYGVFRFAITRFNLKTPGREAETNEELAFVVESGDKTLSYKGDIILAALGGTANITSLDNCITRLRMSVEDMSLVNDAVLKANGALGVVKLDENNLQVVIGPQVHMVKNEMQSLMKG from the coding sequence ATGTCTAAAGCACAGAAAAAAACCACAATTTGGGAGTTTTTCCAGAGTCTTGGGAAAACCTTTATGCTGCCGGTCGCGCTATTGGCGTTCTCGGGTATTTTACTTGGGATCGGCAGTTCTTTGTCGAGCGCAGCGGTAAAAGAGAGCCTGCCTTTCCTTGATAACTTTGTTCTGCAATTAATCTTTATGTGGATGACCAAAATTGGTCTAGTCGCATTTGTTTACTTGCCAGTGATGTTTGCGGTTGCGATTCCGCTAGGTCTTGCGCGTGAAGAGAAAGGCGTAGCCGCATTTGCCGGTTTTGTGGGTTTTGCTGCCATGAACTTGTCGGTCAACTTCTACTTAACGGTCGCGGGCGTACTAGGCAATCCAACATTAGAAAAAGCTTACAGCGTCAGTTCGGTAATTGGTACTCAATCAATTGATACTGGTATTTTAGGCGCAGTGATCGTCGGTATTATCGTGGCGAAACTGCATGCCCGTTTTTACACTTATAAGATGCCAGATGCGTTGGCTTTCTTTGGCGGCGCGCGTTTTGTTCCTATCATCACCGCTTTAGTATTAGGTATTGTTGGTCTTATTGTTCCTATCGTATGGCCATATTTTGCGATGGGGATTAATGGTATCGGGTCGGTCATCTCTCATTCTGGTCCATTTGGTCCGTTCTTATTTGGTACTGGTGAGCGCTTACTATTGCCATTTGGCTTGCACCATATACTGGTAGCACTGATTCGCTTTACCGAAGCGGGCGGTACTTTCCAAGTGTGTGGTAATGAAGTGAACGGCGCATTGAATATTTTCTACGCCCAATTATCTTGCCCAACGGTGACCCATTTTGATCCACAAGCCACCGCTTTCTTATCGCAAGGTAAAATGCCAACCTTCTTAGGGGGGCTGCCTGGCGCGGCATTGGCAATGTACCATTGTGCTCGCCCTGAAAATCGCGGCAAAGTAAAAGCATTGCTACTGTCAGGTGTGGTGGCGTGTATTGTCGGTGGTATCACCGAGCCACTAGAATTCTTATTCTTGTTTGTGTCTCCAGTGTTGTTCTTTGTCCACGCTATCATGACCGGTTTAGGCTTTATGGTGATGGGTTTACTTGGCGTCACTATAGGTAATACCGACGGTAACATTATCGACTTCTTGATCTTCGGCGTGCTGCAAGGCACCAAAACAGAATGGTACTTAGTTCCGTTAGTGGCCGCAGTTTGGTTTGCGATGTACTACGGCGTGTTCCGCTTTGCCATTACCCGCTTCAACTTGAAAACTCCTGGTCGTGAAGCAGAAACCAATGAAGAGTTGGCGTTTGTGGTAGAGTCTGGCGATAAAACCTTAAGCTATAAAGGCGACATTATTTTGGCCGCTCTTGGTGGTACTGCCAATATCACATCACTTGATAACTGTATTACTCGCCTACGGATGTCGGTTGAAGATATGAGCCTAGTCAATGATGCCGTTCTTAAAGCCAATGGCGCATTGGGTGTAGTGAAGCTTGATGAAAATAACCTACAAGTGGTGATTGGTCCGCAAGTGCATATGGTGAAAAACGAAATGCAATCTTTGATGAAAGGATAA